A stretch of the Hippocampus zosterae strain Florida chromosome 16, ASM2543408v3, whole genome shotgun sequence genome encodes the following:
- the slc46a3 gene encoding solute carrier family 46 member 3 — MKGLYLVEPVVALYAFSTYLTYPLVPQYVYRRLWQQLTNSSYPVSDNASTCANASDRDNRTFYFQEVQEQASLFSLYSQILSAAPSLLVTLLLVASSDRVGRKVAIVLPLAGTLLYTLCLLLVTSLRLNVYLLLGASLLSALFGGLGTFLGGCFAYAADLSGGGGRGMTLRIAGLDMMIGLLSGVAALSTGYFLRAAGFDGPFLTSAACQVLVLLYAVFILEETVERPAADAGGGRAAVRQMFSAIYRMFAGAGSRRRTLLVLLLLIFTSFSFASVGSFSLIVLYELNEPLCWTEILIGYGAALSTTVFLFSFAGVAAFSYCGASRLLVVLTGVVSLAAGMTAVAFSKTTLMMFLARLPMSLSIMPFAVLRSMMSQIISKSEQGALFALLSFAEVLTANVSAALFNTLYAATVSWYPGFVFLLAAGLCAVPTTLLGAVWVLGVDVAGEDGTAAPNHHDERPPVDEDAPQDHSDRDRLLK, encoded by the exons ATGAAGGGCCTTTACCTGGTGGAGCCGGTGGTGGCGCTGTACGCCTTCTCCACCTACCTGACGTACCCGCTGGTGCCGCAGTATGTCTACCGGCGCCTGTGGCAGCAGCTGACCAACAGCAGCTACCCCGTCTCCGACAACGCGTCCACGTGCGCCAACGCCAGCGACCGCGACAACCGCACCTTCTACTTCCAG GAGGTGCAGGAGCAGGCGTCCCTGTTCTCGCTGTACTCTCAGATCCTTTCGGCCGCGCCGTCCTTGCTGGTCACCCTCCTGCTGGTGGCGTCCAGCGACCGGGTAGGGCGTAAGGTGGCCATCGTCCTGCCCCTGGCGGGCACGCTGCTCTACACGCTGTGCCTGCTCCTGGTGACCTCCCTGCGGCTCAACGTCTACTTGCTGCTGGGCGCCTCGCTCCTGTCCGCCCTCTTCGGCGGCCTGGGCACCTTCCTGGGCGGCTGCTTCGCCTACGCGGCCGACTTGAGCGGGGGCGGCGGCCGCGGGATGACGCTGCGTATCGCCGGGCTGGACATGATGATCGGGCTGCTGTCGGGCGTGGCCGCGCTGTCCACGGGCTACTTCCTGAGGGCGGCGGGCTTCGACGGGCCCTTCCTGACCTCGGCCGCCTGTCAGGTCCTGGTCCTGCTCTACGCCGTCTTCATTTTGGAAGAGACGGTGGAACGGCCGGCCGCCGAcgcgggcggcgggcgggcggccgTGCGGCAGATGTTCTCGGCCATTTACCGGATGTTTGCGGGCGCCGGCTCGCGGCGGCGCACGCTGCTGGTCCTCTTGCTGTTGATCTTCACCAGCTTCTCCTTCGCCTCGGTGGGCAGCTTCTCCCTCATTGTGCTCTACGAGCTCAACGAGCCGCTGTGCTGGACGGAGATTCTCATCGGCTACGGCGCGGCACTGTCCACCACCGTTTTCCTGTTCAGCTTCGCCGGCGTGGCCGCCTTCTCGTACTGCGGCGCCTCGCGGCTGCTCGTGGTGCTGACGGGCGTCGTCTCTTTGGCCGCCGGCATGACCGCCGTGGCCTTTTCCAAAACCACGCTGATGATGTTTTTAG CGAGGCTCCCCATGTCCCTGTCCATTATGCCCTTCGCGGTGCTGCGATCCATGATGTCCCAAATCATCTCCAAGTCCGAGCAAG GGGCCTTGTTCGCCTTGCTCTCCTTCGCGGAGGTCCTGACGGCCAACGTGTCGGCGGCGCTCTTCAACACCTTGTACGCCGCCACAGTGTCTTGGTACCCCGGCTTTGTCTTCTTGCTCGCCGCCGGACTCTGTGCCGTCCCGACCACGCTTCTGgg TGCGGTGTGGGTGCTGGGAGTGGACGTGGCCGGCGAGGACGGGACGGCGGCGCCGAACCATCACGACGAGCGCCCTCCAGTGGACGAAGATGCGCCCCAAGACCACAGCGACCGCGACCGGCTGCTCAAATGA